Below is a genomic region from Spartinivicinus marinus.
CGGTCACAGCAAGACTCAATCGGCAAAAATCAAAAACGTAGTTTAACTATTCAATAAGGAGTAAATAAATCAGGTCATGATTAAACTCTATGGCATTAAAAATTGTGACACAGTAAAAAAAGCTAGAAAATGGTTGGATGAACAACAAATAGCTTATGAATTTCACGACTTTAAAACCGCAGGCATTCATCGTGATATTATTGCTCAGTGGTTAACCCAACTAGACCAGGATACACTGATCAATAAACGGGGAACCACTTGGCGTCGAATTCCTGAAACCCAAAAAATCAACTTAACTGATGAAAAAGCGATTACCTTGATGCTTGCCAATCCAAGTGTCATCAAGCGCCCTGTGCTGGATAAAGACGGCAACATCAGTGTAGGTTTCTCTCCAGAAAGCTATAGCGAAATATTGCTATAAAGAAGTGAATTACCAACCCATTTAAAAAGTTATTAAGGTGTAGTATTAATCATGGCCGACTTATTTTTCAGTATTGCACTTGGTGTAGGCAGCAAAAACCAACAAGACAACTGGCTGG
It encodes:
- a CDS encoding ArsC family reductase; this encodes MIKLYGIKNCDTVKKARKWLDEQQIAYEFHDFKTAGIHRDIIAQWLTQLDQDTLINKRGTTWRRIPETQKINLTDEKAITLMLANPSVIKRPVLDKDGNISVGFSPESYSEILL